The Mucilaginibacter mallensis genome has a segment encoding these proteins:
- a CDS encoding DUF779 domain-containing protein — translation MIKRVLVDTEASNMIAQLKERFGDLMFHQSGGCCDGSSPMCFEKGEFKLGGSDVKLGEIDGCEFWMSKDQFEYWQHTQLTIGITKGRGSSFSIEIPTGYRFMIHSRMFTDDELGELEPVSFLED, via the coding sequence ATGATAAAGAGAGTATTAGTCGACACTGAAGCATCAAACATGATTGCACAGCTAAAGGAACGTTTTGGCGACTTGATGTTCCACCAAAGCGGTGGTTGCTGCGATGGCTCATCGCCCATGTGTTTTGAGAAGGGGGAGTTTAAGCTGGGCGGCAGCGATGTAAAACTGGGCGAGATTGACGGCTGCGAATTTTGGATGAGCAAAGACCAGTTTGAATACTGGCAGCACACCCAGTTAACCATTGGTATTACCAAAGGGCGTGGTTCAAGTTTTTCTATTGAGATACCTACCGGTTATCGCTTTATGATCCACTCTCGCATGTTTACTGATGATGAGCTAGGCGAACTGGAACCGGTATCCTTTTTAGAAGATTAA
- a CDS encoding 4'-phosphopantetheinyl transferase family protein, translating to MISTGNDVVSLSAIDITRTKLPNFYSKILSTPESVLYNEAVAATLPFENFVWLLWSIKESAYKYLQRINPELIFTPVMVVGDQLQVPYDYKPTAFGKNELSGAGFKDQLTFDTTVTFGQNTIYSKSLVYTDAIVTVVHSSKNFEDTFWGIKWIDNTDNENQSAVVREFLLDNLHKLCGLDNITISKNRNAIPVLLKGSEETDIPISLSHHGHFVAYSFQHF from the coding sequence ATGATAAGTACGGGTAATGATGTTGTATCATTAAGTGCTATTGATATTACCCGCACAAAACTGCCAAATTTTTATTCAAAAATACTTTCAACCCCGGAAAGTGTACTTTATAACGAAGCAGTAGCTGCCACACTCCCTTTTGAAAATTTCGTTTGGTTATTATGGTCGATAAAAGAATCGGCTTATAAATACCTGCAAAGGATCAACCCTGAGCTGATTTTTACACCCGTAATGGTTGTTGGAGATCAGTTACAGGTACCCTATGACTATAAGCCAACAGCATTTGGCAAAAATGAGCTATCAGGTGCGGGCTTTAAAGATCAGTTAACGTTTGATACAACTGTAACATTTGGGCAGAATACCATCTACTCCAAATCATTGGTTTATACCGATGCGATAGTAACCGTTGTGCATTCGAGCAAAAATTTCGAGGATACTTTTTGGGGTATAAAATGGATCGATAATACGGATAATGAAAATCAATCAGCCGTTGTAAGGGAGTTTTTACTAGATAACCTGCATAAGCTATGCGGATTGGATAACATCACCATCAGCAAAAACAGGAACGCTATCCCCGTTCTGTTAAAAGGATCTGAAGAAACTGATATTCCTATCTCCCTATCCCACCATGGGCATTTTGTAGCTTATTCCTTTCAGCACTTTTAA
- a CDS encoding acyl carrier protein, translated as MTRQEILEELKKVISPYTTNKEMLAEINDQTDLIKDLKINSANLVDIIIDAEAKYDIEIDYDVADKMMVVGTCIDVISERISQKL; from the coding sequence ATGACCAGACAAGAGATTCTAGAAGAACTAAAAAAGGTGATCTCACCTTACACAACCAATAAAGAAATGCTGGCTGAGATTAACGATCAGACAGACTTAATAAAGGACTTAAAAATAAATTCTGCCAATTTAGTTGATATCATTATTGATGCCGAAGCTAAATATGATATCGAAATTGATTATGATGTTGCCGATAAAATGATGGTAGTTGGTACTTGTATCGACGTTATAAGCGAAAGAATCAGCCAGAAACTATGA
- a CDS encoding 3-hydroxyacyl-ACP dehydratase FabZ family protein, with translation MNNHILNHLPYKSSFRFVDNISLLSENEVVGEYKLRKDAFFYEDHFAGNPVTPGVIITEIMAQIGLVVLGIFLVMKETEFNFSDDDSLYPLLTSTDVSFYKMVLPDEKVTVVSKKQYFRYGKLKCYVEMLDSKKELVAKGMFSGIIKHIDIKK, from the coding sequence ATGAACAATCATATTTTAAACCATCTTCCATATAAATCGTCTTTTCGTTTTGTTGATAATATATCATTACTAAGCGAGAACGAGGTGGTAGGAGAATATAAATTAAGAAAGGATGCCTTTTTTTACGAGGATCATTTTGCAGGTAATCCGGTTACACCCGGCGTTATCATAACCGAAATTATGGCGCAGATAGGCCTTGTAGTTTTAGGTATTTTTTTAGTGATGAAGGAAACTGAATTTAATTTCAGTGACGATGATTCGCTTTACCCTTTGCTTACATCAACTGATGTTTCCTTTTATAAAATGGTTTTGCCAGATGAAAAAGTCACGGTAGTCTCTAAAAAACAATACTTCCGCTATGGAAAGTTGAAATGTTATGTGGAGATGCTCGACAGTAAAAAGGAACTGGTGGCAAAAGGTATGTTTTCGGGCATTATAAAGCATATTGATATTAAAAAATGA
- a CDS encoding DUF2695 domain-containing protein has product MKSEEEKIRQQQLKKVFKKNEEEAFVSSLPMKIADFFQLFDMLDEKIEDEGCDHTLKFTEQYLNKHELTSQRVIPWLNENGGYCDCEVLANIEEKFEDFK; this is encoded by the coding sequence ATGAAATCAGAAGAAGAGAAGATAAGACAACAGCAATTAAAAAAGGTGTTTAAAAAGAATGAAGAAGAAGCATTTGTTAGTAGTCTTCCAATGAAAATAGCTGATTTTTTTCAGCTATTTGATATGTTAGATGAAAAAATAGAAGACGAAGGATGTGATCATACTTTAAAATTTACAGAACAATATCTGAATAAACATGAATTGACTTCGCAACGGGTTATTCCTTGGTTAAATGAAAATGGAGGTTATTGCGATTGTGAAGTGCTTGCCAATATAGAAGAGAAGTTTGAGGATTTTAAATAG
- a CDS encoding aldehyde dehydrogenase family protein, translating into MSTVSKPAFKKQYENFIGGKFVPPVKGEYFDNISPIDGKVFTKAARSGKEDVELALDAAHAAFKTWGKTSAAHRAGLLNKIADTIETNLEYLAVVEVIDNGKAIRETRAADLPLVVDHFRYFAGVIRAEEGGISEHDENTVSIVLNEPLGVVGQIIPWNFPLLMATWKIAPALAAGNCCVVKPAEQTPTSIMVLMELIGDILPPGVLNIITGFGPEAGKPLASSPRIAKVSFTGETTTGRLIMQYASENLIPVTMELGGKSPNIFFESVGDADDAFFDKAIEGAVMFALNQGEVCTCPSRILVHENIYDKFMKRVIERTNAIKMGDPLDGTTMMGAQASNDQYEKIQSYLKIGKEEGAEVLCGGEVKKLGGDLAGGYYIQPTLFKGHNKMRIFQEEIFGPVACVTTFKTTEEAIAIANDTLYGLGAGVWTRDAHEVYQVPRAILAGRVWVNNYHAYPAHAPFGGYKKSGFGRENHKMMLGHYRQTKNMLISYDKNKLGFF; encoded by the coding sequence ATGAGCACTGTTTCAAAACCTGCTTTTAAGAAGCAATACGAAAATTTTATTGGCGGCAAGTTTGTGCCGCCGGTCAAGGGTGAGTATTTTGATAATATTTCGCCAATTGATGGCAAGGTATTTACCAAAGCTGCCCGATCAGGCAAGGAAGATGTGGAGCTGGCGCTGGATGCAGCACATGCTGCTTTTAAAACCTGGGGCAAAACATCTGCAGCGCATAGGGCAGGGCTGCTCAACAAAATCGCTGATACCATTGAGACTAATCTTGAATACCTCGCAGTTGTTGAGGTTATTGATAACGGCAAGGCTATTCGTGAAACCCGCGCCGCAGATTTGCCGTTGGTTGTTGACCATTTCCGGTATTTTGCCGGTGTGATCAGGGCTGAAGAAGGCGGAATATCAGAGCATGATGAAAATACGGTAAGTATTGTTCTAAACGAACCACTGGGTGTAGTAGGGCAGATCATCCCATGGAATTTTCCATTGCTGATGGCTACCTGGAAAATTGCCCCCGCGTTAGCAGCAGGTAACTGCTGCGTGGTAAAACCGGCCGAGCAAACCCCAACATCTATTATGGTGTTGATGGAGCTGATAGGTGATATTTTACCTCCGGGCGTACTGAATATTATAACCGGTTTTGGTCCGGAGGCTGGTAAGCCACTGGCATCATCACCACGTATAGCCAAGGTGTCATTTACAGGTGAAACCACCACCGGGCGCTTAATTATGCAATATGCTTCAGAAAATTTAATTCCGGTTACTATGGAGCTGGGGGGTAAATCGCCTAATATTTTCTTTGAATCGGTAGGCGATGCTGATGACGCGTTTTTTGATAAGGCAATTGAAGGCGCCGTAATGTTTGCCTTGAACCAGGGCGAGGTGTGTACCTGTCCGTCACGCATTTTGGTGCACGAGAATATTTATGATAAGTTTATGAAGAGGGTAATTGAGCGTACCAATGCCATTAAGATGGGCGATCCGCTGGATGGTACCACCATGATGGGGGCACAGGCCTCAAATGATCAGTATGAAAAGATACAATCGTACCTGAAAATTGGTAAGGAAGAAGGAGCAGAGGTACTTTGCGGTGGCGAGGTAAAGAAGCTGGGTGGTGATTTGGCAGGCGGCTATTATATACAGCCAACCCTGTTTAAGGGTCATAACAAAATGCGCATTTTTCAGGAAGAGATCTTTGGCCCGGTTGCCTGTGTAACCACCTTTAAAACTACCGAGGAAGCCATCGCTATAGCAAATGATACCTTGTATGGCTTAGGCGCAGGTGTTTGGACACGCGACGCGCACGAAGTTTACCAGGTGCCACGCGCTATTTTAGCAGGCCGTGTTTGGGTTAATAATTACCATGCTTACCCGGCACACGCGCCATTCGGCGGTTATAAAAAATCGGGCTTCGGACGTGAAAATCACAAGATGATGCTGGGGCATTATCGCCAAACCAAAAACATGCTCATCTCCTACGATAAGAATAAACTGGGTTTCTTTTAA
- a CDS encoding beta-ketoacyl-[acyl-carrier-protein] synthase family protein: MSRRVVVTGMGVVAPNGVGVPAFLQAIQNGVSGIKFMPRYQELNFSCQVAGMPNFDWASLSNYISDVTLHGLKGTNIGYGLVAALDAWADSGMTYDTDEPRWETGCVFGNSIADTEAMKNVIIRVDNKEAKKLGSRVVEQAMNSGVTSYISGRLGLGNKVITNSAACATGTQAILMGYEYIKHGYAKRMVVGSAEHVDTYVYGAFDSMRVLSRKYNDEPEKASRPMSASAGGFIPGSGSGALVLEDLDFALERGAKIYAEVLGGSSNSGGQRLGGTMTAANSTGVIRCINEAITTSGIDPQQIDLISGHLTATNADRQEIQNWAKALNRTGEDFPLTNSLKSMIGHSLSAAGSIETVASILQIVHGFVHPNINLDDPNPEIINLVSIDKLPIKMIKKEVNIVAKANFGFGDVNSCLILSKFN, encoded by the coding sequence ATGAGCAGGCGCGTAGTGGTAACGGGTATGGGTGTGGTTGCTCCTAATGGCGTAGGGGTTCCGGCTTTTCTGCAGGCTATACAAAATGGTGTGTCGGGCATAAAGTTTATGCCCCGTTATCAGGAGCTTAATTTTAGCTGTCAGGTAGCAGGTATGCCCAATTTCGACTGGGCCAGCCTGAGCAACTATATATCGGATGTTACACTGCACGGGTTGAAAGGCACCAATATAGGCTATGGCTTAGTTGCCGCATTGGATGCCTGGGCAGATTCGGGCATGACTTATGATACCGATGAGCCCCGATGGGAAACCGGCTGTGTATTTGGTAATAGTATTGCCGATACCGAGGCCATGAAGAATGTAATTATCCGCGTTGATAACAAGGAAGCCAAAAAATTAGGCTCGCGCGTGGTGGAGCAGGCCATGAATAGCGGTGTAACCTCTTACATATCCGGCCGCTTAGGTTTGGGCAATAAGGTGATCACCAACTCGGCAGCATGTGCCACGGGCACGCAGGCTATTTTAATGGGCTACGAGTATATAAAACACGGCTATGCCAAACGCATGGTTGTAGGCAGTGCCGAACATGTGGATACTTATGTTTACGGCGCGTTCGACTCTATGCGGGTATTATCCCGTAAGTATAATGATGAGCCGGAGAAGGCATCGAGACCAATGAGTGCCTCGGCGGGTGGTTTTATACCCGGTTCGGGCTCGGGCGCATTGGTTTTAGAGGACCTGGATTTTGCACTGGAACGCGGCGCGAAAATTTATGCCGAAGTTTTAGGCGGATCGAGCAACTCGGGCGGGCAGCGTTTGGGCGGCACCATGACTGCAGCTAACTCCACCGGTGTTATCAGGTGTATTAATGAGGCAATTACCACATCAGGTATTGATCCTCAGCAAATTGACCTAATTAGCGGACACTTAACCGCCACAAATGCCGACAGGCAGGAGATACAGAATTGGGCAAAAGCGCTTAACAGAACTGGGGAGGATTTTCCGCTAACCAATTCGTTAAAATCAATGATAGGCCATAGCCTTAGCGCAGCAGGTTCAATTGAAACCGTGGCATCGATATTGCAAATAGTACACGGTTTTGTTCATCCAAACATAAATCTGGATGATCCGAACCCCGAAATAATAAATTTGGTGAGCATTGATAAGCTGCCCATTAAAATGATAAAAAAAGAAGTTAATATTGTAGCTAAAGCAAATTTTGGCTTTGGGGATGTTAATTCCTGTTTAATACTTTCAAAATTTAATTAA